One window of Catonella massiliensis genomic DNA carries:
- a CDS encoding AlwI family type II restriction endonuclease, translated as MEKDNYKQALNLLKTEQISEELICNVGINRKSAMYDKPYYKLYTILKKIVFSKDNLALELYEATKKLTNSKVGGAWRKHFFNSNARSVIAREGLSVLNTVPIFHATSEKTFNEEFFKIMHIFKAKATLSDYFDLNRRYFKITDIVLFEDNKVKLDVLPKCYIDMISDHLLDIAFCKTKLLSKNVPLKDIGTFFEIDIDDLYEKLGQALGTSVSNKKMAKKVIKNERYARFNKLIDDKFDKETLIRLFSAFESRNDDEIRNLVTDNADIPTIFEYVLGISWYIVSERKGDVLEYMNLSLEADLLPKTHAGGGEADIVWKYDKTDAYPKHTLLIEATLADGSNQRRMEMEPVSRHLGDYCLAHPKDEAYCVFITTYLNNNVISDFRARKYMEYYNNAGEYIKGMKILPIETKELKTLLKFDVKYPQIYKMFDVAYHSDGAPKEWYEKNIVKEAGIYNGENV; from the coding sequence ATGGAAAAGGATAATTATAAGCAAGCATTGAATTTACTAAAAACAGAACAGATATCGGAAGAATTGATATGTAATGTTGGAATCAATAGAAAGAGTGCAATGTATGATAAACCATATTATAAATTATATACAATACTAAAGAAGATAGTGTTTTCGAAAGATAATCTTGCATTGGAACTTTATGAAGCCACGAAGAAATTGACTAACAGTAAGGTTGGTGGGGCTTGGAGAAAGCATTTCTTTAATAGTAATGCGAGAAGTGTAATAGCTAGGGAAGGTTTATCGGTATTAAATACAGTTCCAATATTTCATGCAACATCAGAAAAAACTTTTAATGAAGAGTTTTTTAAGATAATGCATATTTTTAAGGCAAAGGCAACGTTATCAGACTACTTTGACCTAAACAGGAGATACTTTAAGATTACAGATATAGTTTTATTTGAGGACAATAAGGTAAAGCTTGATGTATTGCCCAAATGTTATATTGATATGATATCTGACCATTTACTAGATATTGCTTTCTGCAAGACAAAATTATTGTCAAAGAATGTCCCATTAAAAGATATTGGCACATTCTTTGAAATTGATATAGATGACTTATATGAAAAATTAGGACAGGCTCTTGGTACAAGCGTATCTAACAAAAAAATGGCTAAAAAGGTTATTAAGAATGAGAGATACGCAAGATTTAATAAGCTTATAGATGATAAGTTTGATAAAGAGACTCTTATTAGACTATTTAGTGCTTTTGAGAGTAGAAATGATGATGAAATAAGGAATCTGGTTACAGATAATGCTGATATACCTACGATATTTGAATATGTGCTCGGTATCTCTTGGTATATAGTCAGTGAACGAAAAGGAGATGTTCTTGAATACATGAATTTATCCTTAGAAGCCGATCTATTACCTAAAACCCATGCCGGTGGAGGTGAAGCAGATATAGTATGGAAGTATGATAAGACAGATGCTTATCCTAAACATACTTTGCTGATAGAGGCAACTCTTGCAGACGGTTCAAATCAGCGTAGGATGGAAATGGAGCCTGTTTCAAGACATTTAGGAGATTATTGCTTAGCACACCCTAAAGATGAAGCTTACTGTGTATTTATAACAACATACCTAAATAATAATGTGATATCCGATTTTAGAGCCAGAAAATATATGGAGTATTATAACAATGCGGGAGAGTATATTAAAGGAATGAAGATACTTCCAATAGAAACTAAAGAACTAAAGACTCTATTGAAATTTGATGTGAAATACCCACAGATATATAAAATGTTTGATGTTGCTTATCATAGTGATGGAGCCCCTAAAGAATGGTATGAAAAAAATATTGTGAAAGAGGCTGGAATATATAATGGGGAGAATGTGTGA
- a CDS encoding IS110 family RNA-guided transposase, which produces MNIKGTKKKNQVVTANIFEQQELLKKSEVIKENLAASTWRELETNGKFDKNKKLSFISDDMLILGCDVGSETHYMRAIDTRGRELSKSAHSFNNNQEGFRSAKEWAVRIAAEHDKSQIVLGLEPTGHYWFCLATWMITNGISVVQVNPYAVKQTKEVEDNSQLKDDRKDPKLIANLVKDGNFGMPYLPEKIYAELRRLSMFRDQLNEDRIRTINRMHREMKIYFPEYKEALGKVDGAFSLELLKEAPFPDELTALGEEGIRQIWHAAKLRGRGYSRAREILQYAKASVGIKDGSIASKAAVKWFVQKIMELDVELAVIENQINQKCQEIPHTGNVLEISGIGENTLSGILAEMGDISRFDDVKEIQKLSGLGLVACSSGKHKGETKISHRGRKRLRYWLFQAAKSAVAHAEEFKELHMYYTTRADNPLKKMQSLIVIACKLLRIIYTILNTGTKYAPKKMLMDIRRPENKEAIVA; this is translated from the coding sequence ATGAATATTAAAGGCACAAAGAAAAAAAATCAAGTAGTAACAGCAAATATTTTTGAACAGCAGGAGCTTTTGAAAAAATCGGAGGTGATTAAGGAAAATCTCGCAGCTTCAACCTGGCGTGAGTTGGAAACCAATGGTAAGTTCGATAAAAATAAAAAACTCTCTTTTATCAGCGATGACATGCTTATCTTGGGATGTGATGTAGGCAGCGAAACGCACTATATGAGAGCAATTGATACCAGAGGACGGGAACTCAGTAAGTCCGCACATTCTTTCAACAATAATCAAGAGGGCTTCCGGAGTGCAAAGGAATGGGCAGTGAGGATAGCCGCTGAACATGATAAGAGTCAGATAGTGCTTGGCTTAGAGCCGACCGGTCACTACTGGTTCTGCCTTGCTACATGGATGATTACAAATGGAATCAGTGTTGTTCAGGTAAACCCTTATGCTGTTAAGCAGACAAAGGAGGTTGAAGATAACAGCCAGCTCAAGGATGACAGGAAGGATCCAAAACTGATAGCAAATCTTGTCAAGGATGGCAACTTTGGTATGCCATATCTTCCAGAAAAAATCTATGCGGAGCTTCGTAGGTTATCCATGTTCAGAGACCAACTGAATGAAGACAGAATTCGAACAATCAACCGGATGCACAGGGAGATGAAGATATATTTCCCGGAGTATAAGGAAGCATTGGGAAAAGTCGATGGAGCATTTAGCCTTGAACTGCTGAAAGAGGCACCATTTCCGGATGAACTGACCGCACTTGGAGAAGAAGGGATAAGACAGATTTGGCATGCTGCTAAACTTAGAGGACGCGGGTACAGCAGAGCCAGAGAAATCTTACAGTACGCAAAAGCAAGTGTTGGGATTAAGGATGGATCTATTGCAAGCAAGGCAGCTGTAAAGTGGTTCGTGCAGAAAATCATGGAACTGGATGTTGAACTTGCTGTTATAGAGAACCAGATCAACCAGAAATGTCAGGAGATACCGCATACAGGTAACGTTCTGGAGATATCTGGGATTGGAGAAAATACACTTTCCGGTATTCTTGCAGAGATGGGAGATATTTCAAGATTTGATGATGTTAAGGAAATACAGAAATTAAGCGGATTAGGCCTTGTGGCATGCAGTTCAGGAAAGCATAAGGGAGAAACCAAAATCAGTCATAGAGGACGCAAACGACTCAGATATTGGTTATTCCAGGCAGCAAAGTCAGCAGTGGCCCATGCAGAGGAATTCAAAGAACTCCATATGTATTATACGACACGAGCCGATAATCCGTTGAAAAAGATGCAGTCATTGATTGTGATAGCCTGCAAGCTTCTGAGGATTATCTATACGATTCTGAATACTGGTACGAAATATGCTCCGAAGAAGATGTTGATGGACATCAGACGTCCGGAAAATAAGGAAGCTATTGTAGCGTAA
- a CDS encoding AlwI family type II restriction endonuclease, translating to MDKGIGFKSYCWSIGTTSYRTDNFNLSIEKQLQLLKQFRELKENKNKEWNGNNEFQAEYYNFLKENGFLKGEAARPDKDAREKTSGLRDIGLLDDERNITESGLELLKIASLNDFSSDNFLEISKDSYLYFKQMLKTSNFIEGKEVRPFVVFLYLINELEYLTNDEFTYLLPLCIDEHTTKDIISSIKRHRKLPVYYK from the coding sequence ATGGATAAAGGGATTGGGTTTAAAAGTTACTGCTGGTCTATTGGCACGACAAGCTATCGTACAGATAATTTCAACTTGAGCATAGAAAAACAGTTGCAGTTATTAAAACAGTTTAGAGAACTGAAAGAAAATAAAAACAAGGAATGGAATGGTAATAATGAGTTTCAGGCAGAATACTACAATTTCTTAAAAGAAAATGGATTTTTAAAAGGTGAGGCAGCACGTCCAGATAAGGATGCAAGAGAAAAAACTTCAGGATTAAGAGATATAGGCCTTCTTGATGATGAACGAAATATAACGGAATCAGGGTTAGAATTGCTGAAAATTGCTTCATTGAATGACTTTTCTTCTGATAATTTTTTGGAGATTTCAAAAGACAGTTACCTGTATTTCAAGCAGATGTTAAAAACATCTAATTTTATTGAAGGTAAGGAGGTAAGACCGTTTGTTGTCTTTTTATATTTAATAAATGAATTAGAATATCTTACAAATGATGAATTTACATACCTATTGCCGCTATGTATAGATGAACATACAACAAAAGATATCATTAGTAGTATAAAAAGGCATAGAAAGCTTCCTGTATACTATAAATAG
- a CDS encoding Dam family site-specific DNA-(adenine-N6)-methyltransferase yields the protein MNYSATQLAKKLDISRSYLYYLKDNGVIEVEVNNNGRTVWNEEVYCKLKEYIKKNRTDNSTKAEEIVREYKITKINNRRYLGNKYKLLPFIKRVVENECKNINTVADIFAGTGAVASAFTDKKLITNDIMYSNYICHVAWFSNEKYSEDRIINLITGYNNLHVAEDNYMSNNFSNTYFSLDDCRKIGYIRQDIEDKYNADEINGRERALLITSLLYAMDKIANTCGHYDAYRQGIRFEKHLELYVPEPESDLNENNVCYNMDTNKLVPEIEADLVYIDPPYNSRQYCDAYHLLENVARWNKPKVFGVAKKMDRTDLKSDYCTTKATASFEDLINSIHAKYILLSYNNMANKGNDRSNAKMSDDDIMRILRKKGEVKIFAEDYKAFSTGKSDIKTNQERLFLCICSNEEKEVIPSALNYTGGKYKLLSQILPLFPKDIDKMVDLFCGGCNVGINVECNKVLFNDNNKYLVGLLDIFRKLPKTEIIKWVYSAIDKYGLSLVSENGYDFYNSESSKGLGDYNKLGYNKLREDFNKKSEKDDEYYLMLYLLIVYSFNNQLRFNRKEEFNLPVGKRDFNSKMQGKLEAFIDRIKSSDYRFTIDDFRNVSIEGYTDRSFFYADPPYLITCATYNEQSGWTEQDESDLLRYLEELDKKGIRFALSNVLESKGKRNTILCEWINKNEKYRVIPLNYDYSNSNYHTKKDGVTKEVLIVNY from the coding sequence ATGAATTATTCCGCAACGCAGTTAGCAAAAAAATTAGATATTTCTAGGTCATATTTATACTACCTAAAAGATAATGGTGTGATAGAAGTTGAAGTAAATAATAATGGAAGAACAGTTTGGAATGAGGAAGTTTACTGTAAGCTTAAGGAATATATAAAAAAGAATAGAACTGATAATTCTACTAAAGCAGAAGAGATAGTGAGAGAATATAAAATTACTAAAATAAACAATAGGAGATATTTAGGAAACAAATATAAACTGCTTCCATTTATTAAAAGGGTGGTTGAAAATGAGTGCAAAAACATCAACACAGTTGCAGATATCTTTGCAGGTACTGGGGCTGTAGCCTCTGCATTTACTGACAAGAAACTTATTACCAATGATATTATGTATAGTAATTATATATGTCATGTTGCCTGGTTTAGTAATGAAAAATATTCAGAAGATAGAATAATTAACCTCATTACTGGATATAATAATTTGCATGTGGCAGAAGATAATTACATGAGCAATAATTTTTCGAATACATATTTTTCGTTGGATGATTGCAGAAAAATAGGATATATTAGACAAGACATAGAGGATAAGTATAATGCTGATGAAATCAACGGTAGAGAAAGGGCATTACTTATAACATCATTACTGTATGCTATGGATAAGATAGCTAATACATGTGGACACTATGATGCATATAGACAAGGAATACGGTTTGAAAAGCATCTAGAATTATATGTACCTGAGCCTGAATCTGATCTAAACGAGAATAATGTTTGTTATAATATGGACACAAATAAGCTTGTACCGGAAATAGAAGCTGATTTAGTTTATATTGATCCTCCGTATAATTCAAGGCAGTACTGTGATGCATATCATTTACTGGAGAATGTAGCTAGATGGAATAAGCCAAAAGTATTTGGAGTTGCAAAAAAGATGGACAGAACTGACTTAAAAAGTGATTATTGTACTACGAAGGCAACTGCAAGCTTTGAAGATCTAATTAATTCCATACATGCAAAGTATATTTTGTTGTCTTACAATAATATGGCAAATAAAGGTAATGACCGTTCTAATGCCAAGATGAGCGATGACGACATTATGAGAATTTTGAGGAAGAAAGGTGAAGTGAAAATTTTTGCAGAGGATTACAAAGCATTCTCTACAGGAAAGTCGGATATAAAGACAAATCAAGAACGATTATTTTTGTGTATATGTAGCAATGAGGAGAAAGAAGTTATTCCATCAGCATTAAATTATACAGGTGGTAAATACAAATTACTTTCACAGATACTGCCGTTATTTCCTAAGGATATTGACAAAATGGTTGATTTATTCTGTGGTGGATGTAATGTTGGAATAAATGTTGAATGTAATAAAGTACTGTTTAATGACAACAATAAATACCTTGTTGGTTTATTAGATATATTTAGAAAGCTGCCTAAGACTGAAATAATCAAATGGGTATATAGTGCTATAGATAAGTATGGACTATCTCTTGTTAGTGAAAATGGATATGATTTTTATAATAGTGAAAGTTCGAAGGGGCTGGGGGATTATAATAAGCTAGGCTATAATAAGTTAAGAGAAGATTTTAACAAAAAATCAGAGAAAGATGATGAATATTACTTAATGTTATATTTATTAATTGTATACTCTTTTAATAATCAGTTGCGTTTTAATCGAAAAGAAGAATTTAACTTACCTGTAGGTAAGAGGGACTTTAATTCTAAAATGCAAGGAAAGTTAGAAGCATTTATTGATAGGATTAAAAGCAGTGATTACAGGTTTACTATAGATGACTTCAGAAATGTAAGCATAGAAGGATATACGGACAGAAGCTTTTTTTATGCTGATCCACCATATTTAATTACTTGTGCAACATATAATGAACAATCTGGGTGGACAGAGCAAGATGAAAGTGACTTGCTAAGATATCTGGAAGAGCTTGACAAGAAAGGAATTCGTTTTGCGTTATCTAATGTGCTTGAAAGCAAGGGGAAGAGAAATACTATATTATGTGAATGGATAAATAAAAATGAAAAATATAGGGTAATTCCATTAAATTATGATTATTCTAATTCAAATTATCATACAAAGAAAGATGGAGTAACAAAAGAAGTGCTGATTGTAAATTACTGA
- a CDS encoding exodeoxyribonuclease X C-terminal domain-containing protein, which produces MREILSKKLGNDDESGFNFSKELLGDNVTAAVNFDRLQKHPQHGYIIFEYLLCEETQNVTPYTSHPRRYWNKNKNKFLSLWRAKLDFEAKLYLVNYAKKGTRADGEVLLIEVFDMDENGITQELQIKHTRDSFAKWFVKLNNECLDNTDSMIYDIYSHKSTSEIADYVIDFGKYNGETIASIYQKDQKYLNWIIENKAKHYSIVQCYIEKLNKNSCGSIKYIK; this is translated from the coding sequence ATGCGAGAGATATTGAGTAAGAAATTAGGTAATGATGATGAAAGTGGCTTTAATTTTTCAAAGGAATTACTTGGAGACAATGTAACAGCAGCTGTAAATTTTGACAGGTTACAAAAGCATCCACAGCATGGTTATATTATTTTTGAATATCTACTATGTGAAGAGACACAGAATGTTACACCATATACTAGCCATCCTAGAAGATATTGGAACAAAAATAAGAATAAGTTTTTATCATTGTGGAGAGCAAAATTAGATTTTGAAGCAAAGCTTTACCTTGTAAATTATGCAAAAAAAGGTACCAGAGCTGATGGGGAGGTGCTTCTAATTGAAGTTTTTGACATGGATGAAAATGGAATTACGCAAGAATTACAGATAAAACACACAAGAGATTCATTTGCAAAATGGTTTGTTAAGCTAAACAATGAATGCTTGGATAATACGGATTCAATGATTTACGATATATACTCACATAAGTCTACCTCTGAAATTGCTGATTATGTAATTGACTTTGGGAAATATAATGGAGAGACTATAGCATCAATTTATCAGAAAGACCAAAAATATCTTAATTGGATAATTGAAAATAAAGCAAAGCATTATTCAATAGTCCAATGCTATATTGAAAAATTAAACAAGAATAGTTGCGGTAGCATTAAATATATAAAATAG